A genome region from Variovorax paradoxus includes the following:
- a CDS encoding ABC transporter permease — translation MSQMTQTTGVAAAAKAVAPAHAAAPARPARPRSLAPLEPIGTRARVLLGLAFFVVFVLVWAIATLGGFVPPTFLASPPTMVREGWLLFTEYGFIGDIGMTVWRVFGGFLLAAVFAVPLGIAMGTWKAVEAFFEPFVSFCRYLPASAFIPLLILWAGLGEMQKLLVIFIGSFFQIVLMVAVTVGGARRDLVEAAYTLGANSRGIVARVLIPGAAPGIAETLRLVLGWAWTYVIVAELIGSSSGIGHMITDSQALLNTGQIIFGIIVIGIIGLLSDFAFKALNRRLFAWSAL, via the coding sequence ATGAGCCAGATGACGCAGACAACCGGCGTGGCGGCCGCGGCCAAGGCGGTTGCGCCCGCGCATGCCGCGGCGCCCGCCAGGCCCGCGCGGCCCCGCTCGCTGGCGCCGCTGGAGCCCATCGGCACGCGTGCGCGCGTGCTGCTGGGGCTCGCCTTCTTCGTCGTCTTCGTGCTCGTGTGGGCCATCGCCACGCTCGGCGGCTTCGTCCCGCCGACCTTCCTGGCGAGTCCGCCGACCATGGTCAGGGAAGGCTGGCTGCTCTTCACCGAGTACGGCTTCATCGGCGACATCGGCATGACCGTGTGGCGCGTGTTCGGCGGCTTCCTGCTGGCGGCCGTGTTCGCGGTGCCGCTGGGCATCGCCATGGGCACGTGGAAAGCGGTGGAGGCCTTCTTCGAGCCCTTCGTCTCGTTCTGCCGCTACCTGCCGGCCTCGGCCTTCATTCCGCTGCTCATCCTGTGGGCGGGCCTGGGCGAGATGCAGAAGCTGCTGGTGATCTTCATCGGCTCGTTCTTCCAGATCGTGCTGATGGTGGCCGTCACCGTGGGCGGCGCGCGGCGCGACCTCGTGGAGGCCGCCTACACGCTGGGCGCCAACAGCCGCGGCATCGTGGCGCGCGTGCTCATTCCGGGCGCGGCGCCCGGCATCGCCGAAACACTGCGCCTCGTGCTCGGCTGGGCTTGGACCTACGTGATCGTGGCGGAGCTCATCGGCTCGTCCTCGGGCATCGGCCACATGATCACCGACAGTCAGGCGCTCCTGAACACCGGGCAGATCATCTTCGGCATCATCGTGATCGGCATCATCGGCCTGCTGTCCGACTTCGCCTTCAAGGCCCTGAACCGCCGCCTCTTCGCATGGAGCGCCCTGTGA
- a CDS encoding ABC transporter ATP-binding protein — MERPVSQNQLSIQGVSRVFTGTKGQRTQALQPIDFEVKENDFVTILGPSGCGKSTLLRIVAGLDFPTTGQVLLDGERIEGPGADRGVVFQSYTLFPWLTVAQNIRFGLRERGMSEADQKARSEFFIAKVGLRGFENHFPKQLSGGMQQRTAIARALANDPKMLLLDEPFGALDNQTRVLMQELLLGIWESARKTVLFVTHDIDEAIFMANRVAVFSARPGRIKTEIAVDFPHPRSYTIKTSPEFMDIKARLTEEIRAESMAAAEH; from the coding sequence ATGGAGCGCCCTGTGAGCCAGAACCAGCTTTCCATCCAGGGCGTCTCTCGCGTCTTCACCGGCACCAAAGGCCAGCGCACGCAGGCCCTGCAGCCGATCGACTTCGAGGTGAAGGAGAACGACTTCGTCACCATCCTCGGTCCCTCGGGCTGCGGCAAGTCGACGCTGCTGCGCATCGTGGCGGGGCTCGACTTCCCGACCACCGGCCAGGTGCTGCTCGACGGCGAACGCATCGAGGGCCCGGGCGCCGACCGCGGCGTGGTGTTCCAGAGCTACACGCTGTTCCCGTGGCTCACGGTGGCGCAGAACATTCGCTTCGGCCTGCGCGAGCGCGGCATGAGCGAAGCCGACCAGAAGGCGCGCAGCGAGTTCTTCATCGCCAAGGTGGGCCTGCGCGGCTTCGAGAACCACTTCCCGAAGCAGCTTTCGGGCGGCATGCAGCAGCGCACGGCCATTGCGCGCGCGCTCGCCAACGACCCCAAGATGCTGCTGCTCGACGAGCCCTTCGGCGCGCTCGACAACCAGACCCGCGTGCTCATGCAGGAGCTGCTGCTCGGCATCTGGGAGTCGGCGCGCAAGACGGTGCTGTTCGTCACGCACGACATCGACGAGGCGATCTTCATGGCCAACCGCGTGGCGGTGTTCAGCGCGCGGCCGGGGCGCATCAAGACCGAGATCGCGGTCGACTTTCCGCATCCGCGCAGCTACACCATCAAGACCTCGCCGGAGTTCATGGACATCAAGGCGCGCCTCACCGAAGAGATCCGCGCCGAGTCGATGGCCGCGGCGGAGCATTGA
- the hutC gene encoding histidine utilization repressor: MKRDLPTLALYAQVKDHISRKIQDGTWPPGHRLPSEHELVAQFGMARMTVNRALRELVEQGRIVRVAGVGSFVAENKPQSTLLQIANIASEIRQRGHDYRCDMIEVERIAASPDVAAWLDLRAGASVFHSVCLHLENGTPVQLEERYVNPQVVPDYLEQDFAAVPPSEYLVRNVPFDQIEHVVDAVLPNQEQAERLAMAPTDPCLLLTRRTWTRNIPVTWVRCLHPASRYSLGSRFKADGNPSFG, from the coding sequence ATGAAACGCGACCTGCCGACCCTCGCGCTCTACGCGCAAGTCAAGGACCACATCTCCCGCAAGATCCAGGACGGCACGTGGCCGCCCGGCCATCGCCTGCCTTCGGAGCACGAGCTGGTGGCGCAGTTCGGCATGGCGCGCATGACGGTGAACCGCGCGCTGCGCGAACTGGTGGAGCAGGGCCGCATCGTGCGCGTGGCCGGCGTCGGCAGCTTCGTGGCCGAGAACAAGCCGCAGTCCACGCTGCTGCAGATCGCCAACATCGCCAGTGAAATCCGCCAGCGCGGCCACGACTATCGCTGCGACATGATCGAGGTCGAGCGCATCGCCGCGTCGCCCGACGTGGCCGCATGGCTCGACCTGCGCGCCGGCGCCTCGGTGTTCCACAGCGTGTGCCTGCACCTGGAGAACGGCACGCCGGTGCAGCTCGAGGAGCGCTACGTCAATCCGCAGGTGGTGCCCGACTACCTCGAGCAGGACTTCGCCGCCGTGCCGCCCAGCGAGTACCTGGTGCGCAACGTGCCCTTCGACCAGATCGAGCACGTGGTCGACGCGGTGCTGCCCAACCAGGAGCAGGCCGAGCGCCTCGCCATGGCGCCCACGGACCCCTGCCTCCTGCTCACGCGCCGCACCTGGACTCGCAACATCCCCGTGACGTGGGTGCGCTGCCTGCATCCCGCTTCGCGATACAGCCTGGGAAGCCGCTTCAAGGCCGACGGCAACCCCAGCTTCGGATAG